The Tenebrio molitor chromosome 3, icTenMoli1.1, whole genome shotgun sequence genome contains a region encoding:
- the LOC138126580 gene encoding uncharacterized protein, which translates to MPESEHQQVIDDLIKERQLIQSSASRFIKFVKNFNNTNNIRNLSTRLADFRPVLDKFNKVQFEIDLKSNEEDEALRDAFESEYYDAIARAEEILERGTMQSSSNATDIKLPTINLPNFNGSYTDWTPFYESFRSLIHENNNLEKIQKLHYLRSCLGAEARRTIDTLAVSADSYDTAWRLLKERYQNKRLIVQHHIHGLFNLPQITKPSPSSLRDLTDKLNAHLESLKSQNLEVEKWDAMIIYLIASKFDTQTKGEWEESGRLGSNPVNIILNAS; encoded by the coding sequence atgccAGAATCAGAACACCAACAGGTGATCGACGATTTGATCAAAGAGCGCCAATTGATTCAATCTTCAGCTAGTCGcttcattaaatttgtaaaaaatttcaataatacaaATAACATCAGAAATTTGAGTACAAGACTGGCCGATTTCCGACCCGTGCTCGATAAATTCAATAAAGTACAATTCGAGATTGATCTAAAGAGTAATGAAGAGGACGAAGCTCTACGGGACGCGTTTGAATCGGAATACTATGACGCGATAGCACGCGCCGAAGAAATCCTCGAGCGCGGAACTATGCAATCTAGCAGTAATGCCACCGACATTAAGTTGCCGACGATTAACTTGCCGAATTTTAACGGTAGCTATACTGACTGGACCCCATTCTATGAAAGCTTTCGTTCGCTAATTCACGAAAACAACAATCttgaaaaaatccaaaaactgCATTACCTCAGATCGTGCCTGGGGGCAGAAGCTAGACGGACAATAGACACTCTCGCGGTCTCCGCCGACAGTTACGATACCGCGTGGCGTCTTCTCAAAGAGCGCTATCAAAATAAACGTTTAATTGTGCAGCATCACATTCACGGGCTTTTCAATCTACCCCAAATAACAAAACCTTCTCCGAGTTCGTTACGCGATTTAACAGACAAATTGAACGCACATTTGGAATCGCTCAAATCGCAGAATTTAGAAGTAGAAAAGTGGGACGCAATGATCATATACTTAATCGCGTCTAAATTCGATACGCAAACAAAGGGGGAATGGGAGGAATCTGGGAGGCTGGGGTCAAATCCTGTAAACATCATTTTAAACGCATCGTAG
- the LOC138126257 gene encoding uncharacterized protein: MPRTYIRKTTRQNWSERSMESAINAVKNQGMPIKTASRNFGVPVMSLKRRVRSRNVITNTHKKILGSRKTVFSAEQEEELVNYILDMEVRMYGLTTHDVRSLAYQLAERNGIANHPFSLENKIAGRDWLFGFQKRHPGLSLRVPEATSVARAKAFNKPVVSKFFDLLKAEYQKHNYPAHRIYNVDETSLSTVPGRNSKTFAKKGRKQVGRVTSAERGQSSTAVICMSAGGMFLPPMIIFSRKRMKPELKDGAPPGTIFACNESGWMKEEVFSLWFEHFLSFAKPSPEDPVLLILDGHLSHTKNLNVIVKAKDNFVSILCLPPHCTHKLQPLDVGIMFPLSTAVDHALERWLNNNPGRTITTFQISKIFCEGYLKACTPANAINAFKKTGIVPYNSGIFNDLDFIAAETTDEKETTEIELSENVEANATDLGEASTSNTSPNKTEDVEIDKTHDTSFTKAGPITLRPLPKISGPRAQRKRKSVGTVLLTSTPYKDNLTEEKKQKAAKEETRKNKKGKCNPKKSKKGPPKKLAESSSEESEQENGALCIYCSEPYGNSIEGEGWIQCSRCRQWAHDACAGIDENAWDDFICDLCLTNSSHNANSSKRLLKF, from the coding sequence ATGCCTCGTACGTATATACGAAAGACCACAAGGCAAAATTGGTCAGAGCGGAGCATGGAAAGTGCAATTAACGCAGTCAAGAACCAAGGAATGCCAATAAAAACCGCTAGCAGAAATTTTGGAGTTCCTGTAATGTCCTTAAAACGTCGAGTGAGGAGTAGGAATGTTATTACTAACactcacaaaaaaatattgggcAGCAGAAAGACAGTCTTCTCTGCTGAACAGGAAGAAGAATTGgtaaattacattttggaCATGGAAGTGAGAATGTATGGTTTAACTACCCATGATGTTCGAAGTTTAGCATATCAACTTGCTGAACGAAATGGTATTGCTAATCACCCATTTtcacttgaaaataaaattgctggTCGAGACTGGTTATTTGGTTTCCAAAAGAGACATCCTGGATTATCACTGCGTGTCCCAGAAGCAACATCGGTTGCTCGAGCAAAAGCTTTTAATAAACCGGttgtttcaaaattctttgattTATTAAAAGCTGAATACCAAAAGCACAACTATCCAGCTCATAGAATATACAATGTGGACGAAACTTCATTGTCCACCGTTCCCGGACGCAATTCGAaaacttttgcaaaaaaaggTCGCAAGCAAGTTGGCCGTGTTACTTCCGCAGAACGTGGACAATCATCAACTGCAGTGATATGTATGTCAGCTGGTGGCATGTTTCTTCCACCAATGATTATTTTTAGTAGAAAGAGAATGAAACCTGAATTAAAAGATGGAGCTCCTCCAGGTACCATCTTTGCATGCAATGAATCTGGCTGGATGAAAGAAGAAGTGTTTTCCTTATggtttgaacattttttgtcttttgcAAAACCTTCGCCAGAAGATCCAGTTCTTCTAATTTTAGATGGGCATCTGTcccatacaaaaaatttaaatgtcatcGTTAAAGCAAAGGACAATTTTGTTTCTATCTTATGTTTACCTCCACACTGTACGCACAAGCTCCAGCCACTAGATGTAGGAATTATGTTTCCACTTAGTACAGCTGTAGATCATGCACTTGAAAGATGGCTAAACAACAACCCTGGCAGGACTATAACAACctttcaaataagtaaaattttttgtgaggGATATCTAAAGGCTTGCACTCCAGCCAATGCGATtaatgcatttaaaaaaacagggATTGTGCCTTACAACAGtggtatttttaatgatttagaTTTTATAGCGGCTGAAACCACGGATGAAAAAGAAACAACTGAGATTGAGTTATCTGAAAATGTTGAAGCAAATGCCACTGATTTAGGTGAAGCCAGTACAAGTAACACTAGTCCAAATAAGACTGAGGATGTTGAAATTGATAAGACTCACGATACGTCGTTTACCAAAGCCGGTCCTATCACACTTAGGCCCTTACCTAAAATAAGTGGACCCCGAGCACAGAGGAAAAGGAAATCTGTAGGTACCGTATTGTTAACCAGTACGCCTTACAAAGATAATTtaacagaagaaaaaaaacaaaaagctgCTAAGgaagaaacaagaaaaaacaagaaaggaaaatgcaacccaaaaaaatcaaaaaaaggGCCTCCCAAAAAGCTTGCAGAAAGTAGCAGCGAAGAATCAGAACAGGAAAATGGTGCACTCTGTATTTATTGTTCTGAACCCTATGGAAATTCTATCGAAGGCGAAGGGTGGATACAATGCTCACGGTGTCGTCAATGGGCTCATGACGCTTGTGCAGGAATAGATGAAAACGCCTGGGATGACTTCATCTGCGACCTTTGTCTAACAAATTCATCTCATAATGCTAATTCATCCAAACgcctattaaaattttga